One stretch of Oryzias latipes chromosome 7, ASM223467v1 DNA includes these proteins:
- the LOC101165887 gene encoding ETS domain-containing protein Elk-1 yields MESTPVKMESNPLIKAMDPSITLWQFLLHLLEDQQQHHLICWTGEDGEFKLLDAEEVARLWGLCKNKHNMNYDKLSRALRYYYDKNIIKKVSGQKFVYKFVSQPDPSQPEGLRCSDINQRRDPVDPSGQFKGTGGGASACPSKGLAQRSSPCSSQKSSRNDYMKSGLYSTFTIQSLQTQPQPRPVKPEHLIQQDPGPKAECPSRDTPPQLCSLLELKQSPSMGGAVDAALQVMVTQASPCQTPAPSPQIPTSSPSQLQNPPGPPLSNPPQIYLTSVGEPSSLTPLLPVGGGVSPVPPPHVPGGPQGPQQDDHSTVSNTGVPFPPHPAHPHPVLLIINPPPQQQAAVATPPSVGPPTTCPPPPPIVIKEEHLPSELLEMVTLDRKVEEVPQLICSSAESETPLAIIKNPLPPCVEPNIRVQQETGKVGAQDDTTSTVTDPPDPPVTSVLDAVPPKQKKPRGLELPSSPSLPPGLSLDKVNAAVNSLLAPGSAANTLTPTVITSHALTPVLLTPNALPSTIHFWSTLSPIAPRSPAKLSFQFPSNGNNQIHIPALSVDGLSTPVVLSPGPQKP; encoded by the exons ATGGAGTCCACCCCGGTAAAGATGGAGTCCAACCCACTCATCAAAG CAATGGACCCGTCCATCACCTTGTGGCAGTTCCTGCTCCACCTGCTGGAGGACcagcagcagcaccacctgATCTGCTGGACCGGCGAAGATGGAGAGTTCAAGCTGCTGGACGCTGAGGAGGTGGCCCGGTTGTGGGGGCTGTGCAAGAACAAACACAATATGAATTATGACAAACTGAGCCGTGCACTCAGATACTACTATGACAAG AACATCATCAAGAAGGTAAGTGGACAAAAGTTTGTCTACAAGTTTGTGAGTCAGCCAGATCCATCACAGCCAGAGGGTCTTCGATGCTCCGACATCAACCAGAGGAGAGACCCCGTCGACCCCAGCGGTCAGTTCAAAGGCACGGGTGGTGGAGCATCGGCCTGTCCGTCAAAGGGCCTGGCCCAG CGCTCATCGCCATGCAGCTCTCAGAAGAGCTCCAGAAATGACTACATGAAGTCAGGCCTCTACTCCACTTTTACCATACAGTCGCTACAAACCCAGCCCCAACCCCGACCTGTCAAACCAGAGCACCTGATCCAACAAGACCCTGGCCCTAAGGCTGAATGCCCATCCAGGGAT ACCCCTCCCCAGCTCTGTAGCCTGTTGGAGTTGAAGCAGTCTCCGTCCATGGGTGGTGCTGTTGACGCCGCTCTCCAGGTGATGGTCACACAGGCGTCTCCGTGTCAGACTCCAGCTCCCAGCCCGCAGATTCCCACCTCCTCTCCCAGTCAATTACAG AACCCTCCAGGGCCCCCTTTGAGCAACCCTCCTCAGATTTATCTTACCAGCGTTGGGGAGCCGTCTTCTCTAACTCCTCTTCTTCCTGTTGGTGGGGGTGTGAGCCCAGTCCCCCCACCCCATGTCCCCGGTGGCCCCCAGGGGCCACAGCAGGATGACCACAGCACAGTGTCCAACACAGGGGTCCCATTTCCTCCCCATCCAGCTCACCCCCACCCCGTCTTGCTCATCATCAACCCTCCTCCTCAGCAGCAGGCAGCTGTGGCAACCCCCCCTTCTGTTGGCCCTCCCACCACGTGTCCTCCACCTCCCCCCATTGTcatcaaggaggagcacttgcCATCAGAGCTCCTGGAAATGGTGACGCTGGACAGAAAGGTGGAGGAG GTTCCTCAGCTGATTTGTAGCTCAGCTGAGTCAGAGACCCCCCTTGCCATTATAAAGAACCCCCTTCCTCCCTGTGTGGAGCCCAACATCAGAGTTCAGCAGGAGACGGGGAAAGTAGGGGCCCAGGATGACACCACCAGCACTGTAACAG ACCCCCCCGACCCACCTGTGACCTCTGTGCTGGACGCTGTTCCTCCCAAACAGAAAAAGCCACGGGGCCTGGAACTGCCTTCGTCCCCCTCCCTGCCACCTGGCCTCTCCCTGGATAAG GTAAATGCAGCTGTCAACAGCTTACTGGCTCCTGGATCAGCAGCCAACACACTGACCCCAACGGTCATCACATCCCATGCACTG acccCTGTGCTACTGACGCCTAACGCCCTCCCCTCCACTATCCACTTCTGGAGCACGCTTAGCCCCATTGCCCCCCGCTCACCCGCCAAGCTCTCCTTTCAG TTTCCATCTAATGGCAATAACCAGATCCATATCCCGGCTCTGAGCGTCGACGGCCTCTCCACCCCGGTGGTCCTGTCCCCTGGCCCCCAGAAGCCCTGA